One genomic region from Actinocatenispora thailandica encodes:
- a CDS encoding SDR family NAD(P)-dependent oxidoreductase → MSPRARVALVTGASRGLGAAIATALAADGAAVAVNYARDAASADAVVAAIEAAGGRAAAFRADVTDEAEVTSLHQAVVAALGEVDVLVANATGPQPEIGVESLRVDDLLTQFRFFAVSPLLLAQQVLPGMRRRGWGRIVQIGSEAFELGTPGSSAYVAAKGAQLGLTRSWARELGGTGVTVNLVAPGFVPTERHVGVPDADRDRYARGVPMGRLGTADEVAAAVTYLASDRAAFLTGQRIAVNGGNTL, encoded by the coding sequence ATGAGCCCGCGGGCCCGGGTGGCGCTGGTGACCGGGGCGTCCCGCGGCCTCGGTGCGGCTATCGCGACGGCGCTGGCCGCGGACGGCGCCGCGGTGGCGGTGAACTACGCGCGCGACGCCGCGTCGGCGGACGCGGTGGTGGCGGCGATCGAAGCGGCCGGCGGCCGGGCCGCGGCGTTCCGTGCCGACGTCACCGACGAGGCCGAGGTGACCAGCCTGCACCAGGCGGTCGTCGCGGCGCTCGGCGAGGTGGACGTGCTGGTGGCCAACGCGACCGGCCCGCAGCCGGAGATCGGCGTCGAGTCGCTGCGGGTCGACGACCTGCTGACCCAGTTCCGGTTCTTCGCGGTGAGCCCACTGCTGCTGGCCCAGCAGGTACTGCCGGGGATGCGCCGACGCGGCTGGGGCCGCATCGTGCAGATCGGCTCGGAGGCGTTCGAGCTGGGCACGCCGGGCTCCAGCGCGTACGTGGCGGCCAAGGGCGCGCAGCTGGGCCTGACCCGGTCCTGGGCGCGCGAGCTCGGCGGCACCGGGGTCACCGTCAACCTGGTCGCGCCCGGCTTCGTCCCCACCGAGCGGCACGTCGGGGTGCCCGACGCCGACCGCGACCGGTACGCCCGGGGCGTACCGATGGGTCGGCTCGGCACCGCCGACGAGGTCGCGGCGGCGGTGACGTACCTGGCGTCGGACCGGGCGGCATTCCTGACCGGGCAGCGCATCGCGGTCAACGGCGGCAACACGCTCTGA